One Desulfosoma caldarium DNA segment encodes these proteins:
- a CDS encoding MBL fold metallo-hydrolase, whose amino-acid sequence MDQGCSIFKNLVIGVAAFGVGFLGMAFGTRAAEVKDVQALVEKIHWLGHDSFRIDGKDAVVYIDPYRIKDGPPADLILITHEHSDHASPADVAKIRKADSVIVTTAAAAAKFSGDIRTVKPGDALTVRGVGLRALPAYNLTKFRSPGVPFHPKEAGHVGFLITVDGLQIYHAGDTDHIPEMAGLAPDVALLPVSGTYVMTAEEAVRAAAAIGPRVAVPMHVGEGIGSLDDAARFKAMATVPVIVLPLEK is encoded by the coding sequence ATGGACCAAGGCTGCTCGATTTTCAAGAATTTGGTTATTGGGGTTGCGGCCTTTGGCGTTGGATTTCTGGGCATGGCTTTCGGCACGCGGGCCGCCGAAGTCAAGGACGTGCAAGCGCTGGTGGAGAAAATTCACTGGCTGGGGCATGATAGCTTTCGAATCGACGGCAAGGATGCCGTCGTCTACATCGATCCCTATCGAATCAAAGACGGCCCACCAGCCGATCTCATCCTCATCACCCACGAACATTCTGACCATGCCTCCCCGGCCGACGTGGCCAAGATTCGTAAGGCGGACTCCGTCATCGTGACCACAGCCGCTGCGGCGGCGAAGTTTTCCGGAGACATTCGCACCGTGAAACCTGGCGATGCCTTGACGGTCAGGGGAGTCGGCCTTCGAGCCCTTCCCGCTTATAACCTCACCAAGTTTCGCAGTCCCGGGGTTCCCTTTCACCCTAAGGAAGCCGGCCATGTGGGGTTTCTGATCACGGTGGACGGCCTTCAAATCTATCACGCGGGAGATACGGACCATATTCCAGAAATGGCCGGACTCGCTCCCGATGTGGCGCTGTTGCCGGTGAGCGGCACCTATGTGATGACGGCGGAGGAAGCGGTGCGCGCCGCGGCGGCCATTGGCCCCAGGGTGGCCGTGCCCATGCATGTGGGCGAAGGCATCGGATCCCTGGACGATGCCGCTCGCTTTAAGGCCATGGCGACCGTTCCGGTCATTGTGCTGCCCTTGGAAAAGTGA
- a CDS encoding AzlC family ABC transporter permease, whose amino-acid sequence MLESLSVMQPSSRQELRCGFVANLPVAVSVAAYGSVLGMLAAQKQITWLQLLVMNLTVFAGSAQFVMVDLWVPPLPLAEMTLAVLAINLRYLLIGASLEPLFRGTSLWHKATRMHWVADENWAVAMAARRRNGAVSTSFLLGGGLCIVSAWCLGTLSGHCLGAAIENPAAYALDFAFVAVFTALAVSLWRGRKDAVPWLVAACAAVVVEKILPGKWYILGGAAAGSLSAVLMDGKRGSVRHHG is encoded by the coding sequence ATGCTTGAAAGCCTATCTGTGATGCAACCTTCCTCGAGGCAGGAACTCCGTTGTGGCTTTGTGGCCAACCTGCCGGTGGCGGTCAGTGTGGCTGCCTACGGCAGCGTCCTCGGCATGCTGGCCGCTCAAAAACAGATCACCTGGCTGCAGTTGCTTGTGATGAACCTCACCGTGTTTGCCGGGTCGGCTCAGTTCGTCATGGTGGACCTGTGGGTGCCGCCGTTGCCCTTGGCGGAAATGACCCTGGCCGTTTTGGCCATCAATCTTCGCTATCTGCTGATCGGGGCCTCTCTGGAGCCCCTTTTTCGAGGCACCTCCCTATGGCACAAAGCCACGCGAATGCACTGGGTGGCCGATGAGAACTGGGCCGTGGCCATGGCAGCTCGACGCCGCAACGGGGCGGTGTCCACGTCTTTTTTGTTGGGCGGTGGCCTCTGCATTGTTTCGGCCTGGTGTCTGGGAACCTTGTCGGGACATTGTTTGGGCGCCGCCATTGAGAACCCCGCCGCCTACGCTCTGGACTTTGCCTTTGTGGCCGTGTTTACGGCTTTGGCCGTGTCTTTGTGGCGTGGGAGAAAGGACGCCGTGCCGTGGTTGGTTGCGGCATGTGCCGCGGTGGTTGTGGAAAAAATCCTTCCGGGCAAATGGTACATTCTCGGCGGTGCGGCGGCGGGATCCTTGAGCGCCGTGCTCATGGACGGCAAGCGCGGGAGTGTGAGGCATCATGGCTAG